The following are from one region of the Nitrospira defluvii genome:
- a CDS encoding DUF2325 domain-containing protein has protein sequence MSILVVGGDSVDGIKERAQAGGHGCVEHWSGRKTRDLVKAIPKKTTVVVVVLDRVNHTLARKVRTEATRRGLPVFFRKRGNHVQSTAKRPLDLTHWLNKAQ, from the coding sequence ATGTCAATCCTGGTCGTCGGCGGTGATTCGGTCGATGGAATCAAAGAACGGGCACAAGCCGGCGGCCACGGATGCGTCGAGCATTGGAGCGGACGTAAGACGCGTGACCTGGTGAAGGCCATTCCCAAGAAGACCACAGTCGTCGTGGTGGTGCTCGATCGAGTCAACCATACGCTGGCCCGGAAGGTGCGCACCGAAGCCACCAGGCGCGGCCTTCCCGTGTTTTTCCGAAAGCGGGGAAACCATGTGCAGTCCACGGCGAAGCGGCCGCTAGATCTGACGCATTGGCTCAACAAGGCACAATAA
- the modA gene encoding molybdate ABC transporter substrate-binding protein, with protein MEKDSKGQGYITHVVRAFLSVALFLAVPSWFGIGQAGAAESFVIAASPSLKGLLERLGSGFEHTHPNVRVKLYFDSGLQLRQTIAGMENSMVGQYFIGTGPINLVAPGGDEVITRLQVKYYVLPGTTRSYAVDQLVLVVPESLVEAPGSFEALAQGRARLAIAERTRTRLGAQTADMLRASGMEEVLKGRLDVATDGRGVIDHVLSGQADVGIIWGDQAVDQQQRLRVVGVINKGYKPTVHSMAMERYCPNRRLCEEFLDYIQSAEAQKLVRQAGYAVPPASGR; from the coding sequence ATGGAGAAAGACAGCAAAGGGCAGGGGTACATCACGCACGTCGTTCGGGCCTTCCTGTCTGTGGCGCTGTTCCTGGCGGTGCCCTCTTGGTTTGGAATCGGACAAGCTGGCGCGGCCGAGTCATTTGTCATCGCAGCTTCACCGAGCCTCAAAGGATTACTGGAGCGATTAGGCAGCGGTTTTGAACACACGCATCCTAATGTGCGGGTGAAGCTGTATTTCGACTCGGGACTCCAGTTACGCCAAACCATCGCAGGGATGGAAAACAGCATGGTTGGCCAGTACTTCATCGGCACTGGTCCGATCAATCTCGTGGCGCCCGGTGGTGATGAGGTGATCACGAGGTTGCAGGTGAAATACTATGTGTTACCCGGCACCACACGCTCATATGCCGTGGATCAGTTGGTGCTGGTGGTGCCCGAGTCTCTAGTGGAGGCTCCAGGGTCGTTCGAGGCGCTCGCTCAGGGACGCGCACGTCTCGCCATTGCGGAGCGGACGCGAACGAGGTTGGGGGCACAGACAGCCGATATGTTACGTGCCTCAGGCATGGAAGAGGTGTTGAAGGGACGATTGGATGTGGCGACCGATGGGCGCGGAGTCATCGACCATGTGCTGAGCGGGCAAGCAGACGTGGGCATCATTTGGGGGGATCAGGCCGTTGATCAGCAACAGCGGTTACGGGTTGTGGGCGTCATCAACAAGGGCTACAAGCCGACGGTGCACTCCATGGCGATGGAACGGTACTGCCCCAATCGACGACTCTGCGAGGAGTTCCTGGACTATATCCAGAGTGCGGAAGCGCAGAAGTTGGTGCGGCAAGCGGGGTATGCGGTGCCGCCTGCGAGTGGGCGGTAA
- a CDS encoding sulfate ABC transporter substrate-binding protein: MTFSNLVRLTALVLLLFPLSTPAGAETREVLLAAYSVPKEAYEKRIIPAFIHHWKQRTGETIQFRSSFAASGAQARAIVEGLDADIAALSLESDLQQLVQAGLVAHDWKQGPQQGIITTSVVALGVRKGNPKSIQGWEDLTRPGVEVLYPSPKTSGGAMWDIVAIYGAGLQLGARKGLTEPASRDYAADLINRIQRNVKVMDKSGRESVTTFERGVGDVIVTYENELLPRIAQGRPYELVYPPETVVVENPIALVDRHADRHQVRDIAETFIAFLHGPEAQQAFAEFGFRPTNAAIATSTAAAFAHPPHIFTIASLGGWDHVFAALFSPRGAWTRAVEARDR, from the coding sequence ATGACGTTCAGTAACTTGGTTCGACTCACCGCACTCGTGCTTTTGCTTTTTCCCTTATCCACGCCAGCTGGAGCGGAAACACGAGAAGTCCTCCTGGCGGCCTATAGCGTTCCTAAAGAAGCGTACGAGAAGCGCATTATCCCCGCCTTCATACACCATTGGAAACAACGAACAGGAGAAACCATCCAGTTCCGAAGTTCATTCGCCGCATCGGGTGCCCAGGCCCGTGCCATTGTGGAAGGTCTCGATGCGGACATCGCCGCACTGTCATTGGAGAGTGATCTGCAGCAGTTAGTCCAAGCCGGTCTCGTGGCCCACGACTGGAAACAAGGACCACAGCAGGGCATCATCACCACCTCAGTCGTCGCGCTTGGCGTCCGCAAAGGAAATCCGAAATCAATACAAGGCTGGGAAGACCTGACGCGACCCGGCGTTGAGGTGCTCTATCCGAGTCCGAAAACGTCCGGTGGCGCCATGTGGGATATCGTTGCAATCTATGGAGCCGGGCTTCAGCTCGGTGCCCGGAAAGGATTAACGGAGCCTGCGTCTCGCGACTATGCCGCTGACCTCATCAATCGGATCCAACGTAACGTCAAGGTCATGGATAAGAGCGGCCGGGAATCAGTGACGACATTCGAGCGCGGTGTCGGCGATGTGATCGTCACGTACGAAAACGAATTACTCCCGCGAATCGCCCAGGGCCGCCCATACGAGCTCGTGTATCCCCCGGAAACCGTCGTGGTGGAAAATCCCATCGCATTGGTGGACCGCCATGCCGACCGTCACCAGGTGCGAGACATCGCTGAAACCTTCATCGCCTTCCTGCACGGGCCCGAGGCGCAACAAGCCTTTGCCGAATTCGGATTCAGACCGACCAATGCAGCGATTGCCACCTCTACGGCGGCCGCCTTCGCCCATCCGCCCCATATATTTACGATAGCCTCGCTTGGCGGATGGGATCATGTCTTCGCGGCACTGTTCAGTCCTCGTGGGGCCTGGACCAGAGCTGTGGAGGCACGCGACAGATGA
- a CDS encoding substrate-binding domain-containing protein, which yields MSEKSKAEPASNVVNSLRALRMAKGLSQGQLADGALITRQAVCAIEADQYLPTTAVALRLASVLGCHVEDIFSLKTTGELIEGDWVWGGLPVSAVQPRTRVKVAKVEDRFVVRPVAALGEILNYTVPADGLIIGKVGSGPRSAKSDRRVLVRLLRERQIVEREIAVAGCDPAINLASEYLHRHKDTYTVVGWSMGSAAALEALKRREVHMAGLHILDAKTGESNLPYLRRHLQGDDYIVVTFAAWEEGLLVRAGNPKRIRAVDDLLRPNVVLVNREEGAAARMLLDQRLEALGADRTHVKGYGVTVSSHFEVARHIAEGHGDVGIGVRSAAQIFGLDFVPLQQARYDLVLPKRYLSSHPGLSHLLDAIASRQFRTEVEALGGYDMTETGKVRSLRVG from the coding sequence ATGAGTGAAAAAAGTAAAGCGGAACCGGCTTCCAATGTTGTGAATTCACTGCGGGCATTACGGATGGCCAAAGGTCTCTCCCAGGGACAGCTTGCCGATGGGGCCTTGATTACTCGTCAGGCCGTGTGCGCAATCGAAGCCGATCAATATCTCCCCACCACTGCCGTGGCATTGCGACTCGCCAGCGTGCTGGGCTGCCACGTGGAAGACATCTTCAGCCTCAAGACGACGGGTGAGTTGATCGAAGGCGATTGGGTCTGGGGCGGGCTGCCTGTTTCCGCCGTTCAGCCCCGAACCAGAGTCAAGGTTGCCAAGGTCGAGGACCGGTTCGTTGTCCGTCCAGTGGCGGCGTTGGGCGAGATTTTGAATTACACCGTTCCTGCGGACGGTCTCATCATCGGTAAGGTGGGATCAGGTCCACGTTCGGCAAAATCCGACCGCCGCGTGCTCGTCCGCTTGTTGCGTGAGCGACAGATCGTTGAACGAGAAATTGCGGTGGCCGGTTGTGATCCGGCCATCAACCTGGCGAGCGAATATCTTCACCGGCACAAAGACACCTACACGGTCGTCGGTTGGTCGATGGGCAGCGCGGCCGCATTGGAGGCGCTCAAGCGCAGGGAAGTGCATATGGCGGGATTGCACATTCTCGATGCGAAAACGGGAGAATCGAATCTGCCGTACCTTCGCCGTCACTTGCAGGGTGATGATTATATCGTCGTGACGTTTGCGGCGTGGGAGGAGGGGCTTCTGGTGCGGGCAGGCAATCCCAAGCGAATTCGTGCGGTCGACGATCTTCTCCGCCCGAACGTGGTGTTGGTCAATCGTGAAGAGGGCGCTGCCGCCAGAATGTTGCTGGATCAGCGGCTGGAAGCGTTAGGTGCCGACCGTACTCATGTGAAGGGGTATGGAGTGACCGTAAGCTCGCACTTCGAGGTCGCGCGTCATATTGCCGAGGGGCATGGTGATGTGGGGATCGGCGTGCGGTCCGCGGCGCAGATCTTCGGTCTCGACTTCGTGCCCTTGCAACAAGCTCGTTATGACCTGGTCCTGCCGAAGCGATATCTCTCGAGCCATCCGGGCCTCTCGCATCTCCTCGATGCCATTGCCAGCCGCCAGTTCCGAACCGAGGTCGAAGCATTGGGCGGCTATGACATGACGGAGACCGGCAAGGTGCGCAGTTTGCGAGTGGGATAG
- the modA gene encoding molybdate ABC transporter substrate-binding protein, producing the protein MRALRVKGVIAIVGLLIGLGLLAQPVQAQPETITIAAANSLKDALRKILPLFETEHRNINVRVIYGPSQTLRSQIEQGAPVDIYLPSLFEEIDQLEAKGLIIQGTKRAFAATSLVLITGTALPAPISTIQDLQTIPVRRIAVGDPKTSSVGKVSAQFLKYSKLEPKLKSQYVLGEHSRAVLDLVAKGEAEIGVVYRTDAISNPGVRILDTAPVGSHTPVRYGVAAAWTAQNITAAGDFIEFLLSPAIQTHLQEFGFDRVSPEVGFAQREEVKP; encoded by the coding sequence ATGAGAGCATTGCGTGTCAAAGGAGTTATCGCCATCGTCGGCCTGTTGATCGGCCTGGGACTGCTCGCCCAGCCGGTGCAGGCGCAGCCGGAAACTATCACCATCGCCGCTGCCAACAGTTTGAAGGATGCCCTTCGCAAAATCCTCCCGCTGTTCGAGACGGAACACCGGAACATCAACGTGCGGGTGATTTACGGCCCGTCTCAAACACTCCGCAGTCAGATCGAACAGGGCGCGCCGGTGGACATCTATCTGCCGTCTTTGTTTGAAGAAATCGATCAGCTCGAAGCAAAGGGGTTGATCATTCAAGGGACCAAACGGGCCTTTGCAGCGACCTCGCTGGTCTTGATTACGGGAACGGCCCTCCCCGCCCCCATCAGCACGATTCAGGATTTGCAAACGATCCCGGTACGCCGCATTGCCGTCGGCGACCCGAAGACGTCGTCGGTGGGGAAAGTCTCCGCGCAGTTTTTGAAGTACAGCAAACTCGAGCCAAAGCTGAAGTCACAGTATGTTCTCGGTGAACATTCTCGAGCCGTTCTCGATCTGGTAGCCAAAGGCGAGGCCGAAATCGGCGTCGTCTATCGCACCGATGCCATCTCGAACCCGGGCGTGCGCATCCTCGACACCGCACCGGTCGGCTCTCACACCCCGGTCCGCTACGGCGTCGCCGCGGCCTGGACGGCGCAGAACATCACCGCAGCCGGCGACTTCATTGAATTTCTCCTAAGCCCCGCCATCCAGACCCACTTGCAGGAATTCGGATTCGACCGCGTATCTCCCGAAGTCGGATTCGCTCAACGAGAAGAGGTGAAACCATGA
- a CDS encoding sensor histidine kinase, which translates to MRWLHDRSIGQKFFLSFGVILSLLALSLTALLVYLSRINSYVDRHKRITVPAIVTAATMQRSAYEMNLTLHLFLEQVTKTGTDEVLARLTTHADAIRHSLQLYRSTHAARTHPILLGMLTDHQRLDLADQEDQAITEIDQALQELNGLWSTVLTQPQAPGATQAATTKADTLIARLTYNLDQLVAAHRDIDVEMKIEGDLLLQQARMIALGLVAILGLVIGVIYVSVNRRIAKPLQRLSITADRVAHHDLTAQFESWPARDEVGTLAASLSSMVTSLREQTAATARKTKELEAFTYSVAHDLKGPLREIEGFSSLLEKRFLEGGDAETRHHIDVIRRSSLRLTHMIDALLKYSRLEQQDLPRQRFNVLEMITTLITDRFSGLQGPKPKIHVALPFADLYGEPVSIRQAIANLLDNAAKFSRRTAAPTITIGGSRTDHERILWIQDNGIGFDPAQTDKIFGLFERLHNPQDYEGTGVGLAIVKLVMDKHDGRVWAESAPGAGSKFLLAFPERTEIVVDRASTSSHSSALPPA; encoded by the coding sequence ATGCGCTGGCTCCATGACCGTTCGATCGGACAGAAATTTTTCCTCTCCTTCGGAGTCATTCTCAGCCTCCTGGCGTTGAGCCTCACGGCGCTTCTCGTCTATCTGAGCCGCATTAACAGCTATGTCGACCGCCACAAACGGATTACCGTGCCGGCCATCGTGACCGCGGCGACAATGCAGCGCTCCGCCTATGAGATGAATCTTACGTTGCACCTCTTTCTCGAGCAGGTGACGAAGACCGGCACAGATGAGGTCCTCGCTCGTTTGACTACGCATGCCGATGCGATTCGCCACTCTCTGCAACTTTATCGTTCCACGCATGCCGCACGCACGCACCCGATTCTCCTGGGAATGCTGACCGACCACCAGCGTCTGGATCTGGCCGATCAGGAAGACCAGGCCATTACCGAGATCGATCAGGCCCTCCAGGAGTTGAACGGCTTATGGAGCACAGTCCTCACACAACCGCAGGCCCCCGGTGCCACACAGGCAGCGACCACCAAAGCCGATACCCTTATTGCAAGACTCACCTACAACCTCGATCAGCTGGTCGCCGCCCACCGTGACATCGACGTGGAAATGAAGATCGAGGGGGACCTCCTGCTGCAACAGGCCCGCATGATCGCACTGGGGCTGGTCGCCATCCTTGGACTGGTCATCGGTGTGATCTATGTCTCGGTCAACCGCCGGATCGCGAAACCGCTCCAACGCCTGTCGATTACCGCTGATCGGGTGGCTCATCACGATCTGACGGCGCAGTTCGAATCCTGGCCGGCTCGTGATGAAGTCGGCACCTTGGCGGCCTCGCTGTCTTCGATGGTCACGAGCCTGCGCGAACAAACCGCCGCCACCGCCAGAAAAACCAAGGAACTGGAGGCCTTTACCTATTCCGTCGCGCACGACCTCAAGGGCCCATTGCGGGAGATCGAAGGGTTCTCCTCGTTACTCGAAAAACGATTTCTTGAGGGCGGCGATGCCGAAACCCGCCATCACATTGATGTCATCCGCCGCTCGTCGCTGCGCCTCACCCATATGATCGATGCGCTGCTCAAGTATTCCCGATTGGAACAACAGGATCTGCCTCGGCAACGCTTCAATGTGCTGGAGATGATCACAACCTTGATCACCGACCGCTTCAGTGGACTCCAGGGACCGAAGCCAAAAATACACGTCGCTCTCCCCTTCGCCGACCTGTACGGCGAGCCGGTGAGTATCCGTCAAGCGATCGCCAACCTGCTCGATAACGCGGCAAAGTTTTCCCGCCGCACGGCGGCGCCGACCATCACCATCGGCGGCAGCAGGACCGACCACGAACGGATTCTCTGGATTCAGGACAATGGGATCGGCTTTGACCCCGCACAGACCGACAAGATCTTTGGCCTCTTCGAACGGCTGCACAATCCGCAGGACTATGAAGGCACAGGAGTGGGTCTGGCGATCGTCAAACTCGTGATGGATAAACACGATGGACGCGTCTGGGCCGAATCCGCACCGGGCGCAGGCAGCAAGTTTTTGCTGGCATTTCCCGAACGGACCGAGATCGTCGTCGATCGTGCATCAACCTCATCCCACTCCTCCGCCCTGCCGCCGGCCTGA